The following coding sequences are from one Epilithonimonas vandammei window:
- the panB gene encoding 3-methyl-2-oxobutanoate hydroxymethyltransferase has protein sequence MSVHSEIKKITTETLRKMKFDKEKITMLTAYDFTTAKMVDAGGVDSILIGDSAANVMAGHETTLPITLDQMIYHTQCVVRGVERALVVADLPFGTYQSNPEKALDSAVRMMKEGGAHAIKIEGGKEIEESIRKIVNAGIPVCGHLGLTPQSIYQFGTYKVRAKEDAEAEKLISDCKLLEELGCFAVVLEKIPASLAKKASESISIPTIGIGAGQNCDGQVLVYHDMVGMNQGFSPKFLRRYLDLYSEITGAVSQYVKDVKSFDFPNDKESY, from the coding sequence ATGTCTGTACATTCTGAAATAAAAAAAATCACCACGGAGACCTTGCGAAAAATGAAATTCGACAAGGAAAAGATTACAATGCTCACGGCTTATGATTTTACAACAGCTAAAATGGTGGACGCAGGTGGTGTAGACTCTATATTAATCGGAGATTCTGCGGCAAATGTAATGGCTGGTCACGAAACCACTTTGCCAATTACACTGGATCAGATGATCTATCATACACAATGTGTTGTTCGCGGTGTAGAAAGAGCTTTGGTTGTGGCAGATTTACCATTCGGAACCTATCAGAGTAATCCAGAGAAAGCTTTGGATTCTGCAGTGAGAATGATGAAAGAAGGTGGCGCCCACGCCATTAAAATCGAAGGTGGAAAAGAGATTGAAGAATCGATTAGGAAAATTGTGAATGCAGGTATTCCTGTGTGCGGACATCTCGGACTCACGCCTCAAAGTATCTATCAATTCGGGACTTATAAAGTGAGAGCGAAAGAAGATGCTGAAGCAGAAAAATTGATTTCTGATTGTAAATTATTGGAAGAATTAGGATGTTTCGCTGTTGTTTTGGAAAAAATTCCTGCATCGCTTGCCAAAAAAGCTTCGGAAAGTATTTCTATTCCAACAATCGGAATCGGAGCAGGGCAGAATTGTGACGGACAGGTTTTGGTTTACCACGATATGGTGGGAATGAATCAAGGTTTTTCTCCGAAATTTTTAAGAAGATATCTTGACCTTTATTCTGAAATCACAGGTGCAGTTTCTCAATACGTAAAAGATGTGAAAAGTTTTGATTTCCCGAATGATAAGGAAAGTTATTAA
- a CDS encoding RluA family pseudouridine synthase codes for MATKTTSIMSQSFSESQIVYEDNHMMVINKKAGQLVQGDKTGDLSLLELIKDFIKKRDDKPGNVFLGLVHRIDRPTSGLVIYAKTSKALSRLTQMVKNREVKKTYWAVVGKEMIPNSQRLVHYLQKNEKNNKAIVFTKATEGSKESILTYSLIKTLENYLLLEVDLETGRHHQIRAQLSKIGVPIKGDLKYGSPRSNQDGGISLHARKLEFLHPVTKENIQITAPVPQNDAVWRACEE; via the coding sequence ATGGCTACTAAAACAACATCAATAATGTCTCAAAGTTTTTCTGAATCACAAATCGTTTACGAAGATAATCATATGATGGTCATCAACAAAAAAGCAGGACAATTGGTTCAAGGCGATAAAACCGGTGACTTATCTTTGCTTGAATTGATTAAAGACTTTATCAAAAAAAGAGACGATAAACCGGGCAATGTTTTTCTTGGTTTGGTTCATAGAATTGACAGACCAACTTCAGGATTAGTTATCTATGCAAAAACGTCCAAAGCGCTTTCTAGATTGACTCAAATGGTGAAGAACCGTGAAGTTAAAAAGACATATTGGGCAGTTGTTGGGAAAGAGATGATTCCGAATTCTCAAAGATTGGTTCATTATCTTCAAAAGAATGAAAAAAATAACAAAGCGATTGTCTTTACAAAAGCTACAGAAGGTTCAAAAGAATCGATTTTGACTTACAGTCTAATCAAGACTTTGGAAAATTATCTTTTGCTGGAAGTGGATTTGGAAACAGGAAGACATCATCAGATTCGTGCGCAACTTTCTAAAATTGGAGTTCCAATCAAAGGCGACTTGAAATACGGAAGTCCGCGTTCTAACCAAGATGGAGGAATTTCCCTTCACGCCAGAAAATTAGAATTTCTACATCCTGTCACTAAAGAAAATATTCAAATAACAGCTCCGGTTCCTCAGAATGATGCGGTTTGGAGAGCTTGTGAAGAATAA
- a CDS encoding Crp/Fnr family transcriptional regulator yields the protein MSLEQQLVIEQNFSKAFHKDSLRANLSHEDFEVYEKALKILEFSKGETVFEDGESPKGVYFIEKGTAKLSKSGVYGKDQILRFCKENDLIGYRSLLCGENFQAKAEAMTSMKVQFLPSDVFLKLLKLDPKLSYAMLQKIAYELGESANTVTFLAQKTVRERLAEILVLLEQKLGTDPEGFIKISLTREEIANLIGTATESAIRLISEFKQDDLISVEGRNIKILNRERLIKLGHVVI from the coding sequence ATGTCTCTTGAACAACAATTGGTTATAGAACAAAATTTCTCAAAAGCATTTCACAAAGATTCTTTACGCGCAAATCTCTCTCACGAAGATTTTGAAGTTTATGAAAAAGCACTGAAGATACTGGAATTTTCCAAAGGGGAAACGGTTTTCGAAGATGGTGAGTCACCAAAAGGGGTGTATTTTATAGAAAAAGGAACTGCAAAATTATCAAAATCAGGTGTTTATGGTAAAGATCAGATTCTTCGATTCTGCAAAGAGAATGATTTGATAGGCTATAGATCTTTGCTTTGTGGTGAGAATTTTCAGGCTAAAGCAGAAGCAATGACCTCTATGAAAGTTCAGTTCCTACCTTCGGATGTTTTTCTTAAATTATTAAAGCTAGATCCTAAACTGTCTTACGCCATGCTTCAGAAAATTGCTTATGAATTGGGCGAATCTGCAAATACAGTAACATTTCTCGCTCAGAAAACTGTACGTGAAAGACTGGCAGAAATTCTGGTTTTGCTAGAGCAAAAATTGGGAACAGATCCGGAAGGATTCATAAAAATTTCTCTAACCAGAGAAGAAATCGCCAACCTGATTGGAACAGCTACAGAAAGCGCCATCCGATTAATCTCCGAATTCAAACAAGATGATTTGATTTCTGTAGAAGGTAGAAATATCAAAATCCTTAACAGAGAAAGGCTTATTAAGCTGGGGCACGTTGTAATATAA
- a CDS encoding carboxylesterase family protein: MFKLFKVSLFLFGILFLFSCTAQKMKYGTKTEFHDKADSLQSLARIKYIKSLDYSDFKAGKFDNGKVAVNYRFLKPKTIKQNKKYPLILVFHGSGAIGTNNTSQMGVLSKMWLLPENREKYPVYVLSPQFPVRSSNYHLDETRNVKASESNEHLDLVLKSIDSLIINENIDRDRIYVMGFSMGGATTSNAISKRPDLFAAAINISGISQFDKMDELTKMPIWIVHGSLDTDNFPQSNFKFFDEMKSKGKVFLWEYTDKYHNNILSAELLDEIPKWLLKQHQ, translated from the coding sequence ATGTTCAAGTTGTTTAAAGTTTCATTATTTCTGTTTGGAATCCTGTTTCTATTTTCCTGCACAGCGCAGAAAATGAAATATGGAACGAAAACTGAATTTCACGACAAAGCCGATTCGTTACAATCTTTAGCTAGGATCAAATACATCAAGAGTTTAGATTATTCTGATTTCAAAGCGGGGAAATTTGATAATGGAAAAGTAGCTGTGAATTACCGTTTTCTGAAACCAAAAACAATTAAACAGAATAAAAAATATCCCTTAATTTTGGTATTTCACGGTTCTGGTGCAATTGGAACAAACAACACTTCTCAAATGGGAGTTCTATCCAAAATGTGGCTTCTTCCCGAAAACAGAGAAAAATACCCTGTTTATGTTTTGTCTCCGCAATTTCCCGTTCGTTCGTCCAATTACCATCTCGATGAAACCAGAAATGTAAAAGCTTCTGAATCTAATGAACATCTGGATTTAGTTTTAAAATCAATCGATTCTTTAATCATTAATGAAAATATTGACCGAGACAGAATCTACGTAATGGGATTTTCTATGGGAGGAGCTACAACTTCTAATGCAATTTCTAAAAGACCAGATCTATTTGCAGCTGCCATTAATATTTCAGGAATTTCTCAGTTTGATAAAATGGACGAACTCACGAAAATGCCAATTTGGATTGTTCACGGAAGTCTGGATACGGATAATTTCCCTCAAAGTAATTTTAAGTTTTTTGATGAAATGAAATCTAAAGGCAAAGTTTTTCTTTGGGAATACACAGACAAATATCACAACAATATTCTTTCGGCAGAGCTCTTGGACGAGATTCCGAAATGGCTACTAAAACAACATCAATAA